One Tolypothrix bouteillei VB521301 DNA window includes the following coding sequences:
- a CDS encoding flippase, giving the protein MFNKLTTITQKLSPDLRKIITNVSWLLADKFLQMGLGLFVGIWVARYLGPEKFGIYNYAISFVGMFSPIVNMSLNSIVVRDIANNPSRRDEILGTTFVLSLLGGLLTLLLSVTSISLLDADNHLTHWLVGIFAAGTMFQAFDTIDFWFQSQVQSRFVVLSRQSAYVLMCAVRVGLIQIHAPLLAFAWARLVELALSGIGMVIIYRLRGNYLTSWKVNLQQAKDLLRESFPLIISGFAIYTYSKIDQIMLGFLLENQSQLGFYSVAVKLAEIFDFLPMIVASSILPQLSQLKEQGKDYMRKMQLYFDVMLFLWLIVALPVSLLSSFIVTQLYGELYAPAGTILSIYIWGQFSSNFGLARSSFLIVENKLHYSVYISVGGAFLNIVLNIFLIPSYEAYGATIATIISYFAVTIIPNFLIRDLRPIGTLIVRSLNLYRVTSRVFKLFL; this is encoded by the coding sequence ATGTTCAACAAACTCACTACAATAACTCAGAAACTCAGTCCCGACCTACGTAAAATTATCACTAATGTATCTTGGTTGCTAGCTGACAAGTTTCTACAGATGGGCTTAGGATTATTTGTGGGAATCTGGGTAGCACGATATTTAGGACCTGAGAAGTTTGGTATCTATAACTATGCAATTTCTTTTGTAGGAATGTTCAGCCCTATAGTCAATATGTCACTGAACTCAATCGTAGTTCGTGACATTGCTAATAACCCATCACGGAGAGATGAAATTCTTGGAACTACCTTCGTGCTAAGCCTTCTCGGTGGATTATTAACGCTGTTGCTCTCGGTTACATCAATTTCACTGCTAGATGCCGATAATCATTTGACTCATTGGCTAGTAGGAATCTTTGCGGCAGGAACAATGTTCCAAGCCTTTGATACTATTGACTTTTGGTTTCAATCACAAGTTCAGTCTAGGTTTGTTGTATTGTCTAGGCAATCAGCATATGTATTGATGTGCGCTGTGAGAGTTGGATTAATTCAGATTCATGCTCCACTCCTTGCATTTGCTTGGGCAAGGCTAGTTGAACTAGCTTTGAGTGGAATAGGAATGGTAATTATTTATAGATTACGAGGTAATTACCTAACCTCATGGAAAGTCAACCTTCAACAAGCAAAAGATTTACTGCGAGAAAGTTTCCCTTTGATTATATCAGGATTTGCAATTTATACTTACTCTAAAATCGATCAAATTATGCTTGGTTTTTTACTGGAAAATCAATCTCAGTTGGGGTTTTATTCGGTGGCGGTAAAGCTAGCAGAAATCTTTGACTTCTTGCCAATGATAGTTGCTTCCTCTATTCTTCCTCAGCTTTCACAGTTGAAAGAACAAGGCAAGGATTATATGAGAAAGATGCAGCTATATTTTGATGTGATGCTGTTTCTATGGTTAATAGTTGCCTTACCAGTTTCTCTACTCTCTTCTTTTATAGTCACACAATTATATGGAGAATTGTACGCTCCTGCGGGTACTATATTATCAATATATATATGGGGACAATTTTCTTCTAATTTTGGTCTAGCAAGAAGTTCTTTCTTAATAGTAGAGAATAAATTGCATTACTCTGTATACATTAGTGTGGGAGGTGCATTTTTAAACATAGTCTTGAATATATTTCTTATCCCTTCCTATGAAGCATATGGGGCAACAATAGCAACTATTATCAGTTATTTTGCGGTTACTATAATACCTAATTTTTTGATTAGGGATTTAAGACCGATTGGGACTTTAATAGTACGTTCTCTTAATCTATATCGTGTTACATCAAGAGTTTTTAAGTTATTCCTATGA
- a CDS encoding WecB/TagA/CpsF family glycosyltransferase, with the protein MRHSTRVNICGVEIDQYSFDEVVEATADRAVSGSTPKYVVTPNAQHIVTLQRDPHFREIYRKAFLAVPDGVPLLWAAKFFKTPLSGRVNGTDLFEQLCKISAERGLKVFLLGGRPGASQKAAQVLQARYPSLKIAGTYCPPYGFESDPVELKRINLAITTAAPDLLFVGLGAPKQEYWIYNNYQKLGVPVSIGIGVSFELVSGMVKRAPKLLQKTGLEWFFRLIAEPQRLWRRYLVGNTIFIFLVLKQKFRLS; encoded by the coding sequence ATGAGACATTCAACGAGAGTAAATATTTGTGGGGTCGAGATTGATCAATACTCATTTGATGAGGTTGTTGAGGCGACCGCAGATCGTGCCGTGTCGGGAAGCACTCCTAAATATGTCGTGACACCCAATGCTCAACATATTGTGACACTGCAACGCGATCCTCATTTCCGTGAGATATATCGCAAGGCTTTTCTAGCAGTACCAGATGGTGTTCCTCTATTATGGGCAGCTAAGTTTTTTAAGACACCGCTCTCAGGTCGGGTTAATGGAACAGATTTGTTCGAGCAGTTATGCAAAATCAGTGCTGAGAGAGGACTTAAAGTTTTTTTGCTAGGTGGTCGTCCTGGAGCATCTCAGAAGGCTGCACAGGTTCTTCAAGCAAGATATCCAAGCCTCAAAATTGCTGGTACTTATTGTCCACCCTACGGGTTCGAGTCAGATCCAGTCGAGTTAAAACGAATTAACTTAGCTATAACTACAGCAGCACCCGATCTTTTGTTTGTTGGATTAGGTGCTCCGAAACAGGAGTATTGGATATACAACAATTACCAGAAGCTTGGTGTTCCAGTATCAATTGGCATAGGGGTTAGCTTTGAATTGGTTTCTGGGATGGTAAAAAGAGCACCAAAGTTGTTACAGAAGACTGGTCTAGAGTGGTTTTTTCGCTTGATAGCAGAACCTCAACGTTTGTGGCGACGCTATTTAGTTGGAAACACCATCTTTATTTTTCTAGTGCTTAAGCAGAAATTCAGGTTGTCCTGA
- a CDS encoding glycosyltransferase family 4 protein produces MKVLHLNVSDLIGGASRAAYRLHQGLMGIGVQSQMLVQTQDSNDQTVIGPNTKLGKEFSKLRPALTGLPLKLYPGGELTEYSSSWLPDSIATRVPQLAPDVINLHWISKGYIQIKTLAKLNKPLIWTLHDMWAFTGGCHYSHNCDRYMNSCGACPQLGSDRNWDLSRWQWQSKTKHWRPLHLTLVSPSSWLAKCTQASSLFKNRRVEVIPNGLDIQRYKPVNRQIARGLLNLPQDKQLVLFGAINATSNQRKGFHLLYPALQSLSQSRWCERLELVIFGSSQPQNPPKFGFQSYYLGTLNDDISLALLYAAVDVFIAPSTDDNLPNTVMEALACGTPCVTFNIGGMPDMIEHQKNGYLAQPDNTEDLAQGVAWILENKERHEKLCYFARFKVEQEFTVEKQAYRYLALYDELVNH; encoded by the coding sequence ATGAAAGTTTTGCATCTAAACGTTTCTGATTTGATAGGTGGAGCATCTCGTGCTGCTTACCGCCTACACCAAGGACTAATGGGTATTGGCGTGCAGTCTCAGATGTTGGTGCAAACTCAGGATAGCAATGACCAAACGGTGATTGGTCCAAATACCAAGTTAGGTAAAGAGTTTTCTAAGCTAAGACCAGCTCTTACTGGGCTTCCCTTGAAACTCTACCCTGGTGGAGAATTAACTGAATACTCTTCTTCTTGGCTTCCAGATAGTATTGCAACCAGAGTTCCGCAACTTGCTCCTGATGTCATTAATTTGCATTGGATATCAAAAGGTTATATTCAAATTAAAACTCTCGCTAAACTCAATAAGCCTCTCATTTGGACGCTCCATGATATGTGGGCTTTTACTGGTGGCTGTCACTACAGCCATAATTGCGATCGCTACATGAACTCCTGCGGAGCCTGTCCTCAATTGGGAAGCGATCGCAACTGGGATTTATCCCGTTGGCAGTGGCAGAGTAAAACAAAGCACTGGAGACCTCTACATTTGACTCTTGTTTCTCCCAGTTCATGGTTAGCTAAGTGTACTCAAGCCAGTTCTCTTTTCAAAAATAGGCGCGTGGAAGTCATACCTAATGGTCTTGATATACAGAGGTACAAGCCAGTTAATCGGCAAATAGCGCGAGGGCTACTGAATCTACCTCAAGATAAACAGCTTGTGCTTTTTGGAGCAATAAATGCAACAAGTAATCAGAGGAAAGGATTTCACTTGCTGTATCCAGCGCTCCAGAGCTTAAGTCAATCAAGATGGTGCGAGCGACTAGAGTTAGTAATTTTTGGTTCCTCACAACCCCAGAACCCACCCAAGTTTGGTTTTCAATCTTATTACCTAGGTACTTTAAATGATGATATTTCCCTAGCGTTGTTATATGCAGCCGTAGATGTTTTCATTGCACCATCAACTGATGACAACTTACCAAATACCGTGATGGAAGCACTTGCATGTGGCACTCCATGTGTAACTTTCAACATTGGTGGTATGCCAGACATGATTGAGCATCAAAAAAATGGTTACCTAGCTCAACCTGACAATACTGAAGATTTAGCTCAGGGAGTTGCTTGGATTTTAGAGAACAAAGAACGGCATGAAAAGCTATGTTATTTTGCTCGCTTTAAAGTGGAACAAGAATTTACAGTGGAAAAACAAGCATATCGTTATTTAGCTCTTTATGATGAGCTAGTAAATCATTAA
- a CDS encoding endo-1,4-beta-xylanase has protein sequence MFNNSPLRRRHFLYLGLSGLAGGVAVGARKQMYRVQQTQQTRALDHPKREFTVVGQAPLKKRAVAKGLIYGAAATQYDLASDAKFTASFVQQCGILVPDLDLKWDALRPAPDKFDFTKADWLTEFAQRNSMLFRGHTLVWEQALPKWFKETVSPQNAERFLIEHINTVVKRYAGKMHSWDVVNEAVAKSLSDRSDGLSVNPWLSFLDKNYIDLSFRVAAQADPTALLVYNDRWLDYDTPRDSGQRLAVLKLLEHLKSIGTPVHALGIQAHLNGAETRFNATKLRNFLKDVASLGLKILITELDVSDRELPSAPAVRDRIVAAAYEDYLSVVLDERVVIAVLTWQLSDRYTWLSMYPRSDAALVRPLPLSSNLEPKLAWNAIARAFDNAPKR, from the coding sequence ATGTTCAATAACTCGCCACTGAGGCGACGCCATTTTTTATACCTAGGTTTATCAGGTTTGGCAGGGGGTGTTGCTGTCGGAGCAAGAAAACAAATGTATCGAGTTCAGCAGACACAGCAGACACGAGCACTCGATCACCCAAAAAGAGAGTTTACAGTAGTTGGGCAAGCTCCCTTGAAAAAGCGTGCTGTAGCTAAGGGATTAATTTACGGGGCAGCTGCTACACAGTACGATCTAGCGTCAGACGCAAAGTTTACAGCTAGCTTTGTTCAACAGTGTGGCATTTTGGTGCCAGACCTAGATCTTAAGTGGGATGCTTTGCGCCCTGCTCCAGATAAATTTGACTTTACCAAAGCAGATTGGTTAACTGAGTTTGCACAGCGTAACAGTATGCTTTTTCGAGGACACACTTTAGTTTGGGAGCAAGCTCTGCCTAAGTGGTTTAAGGAAACAGTTAGCCCTCAGAATGCTGAGCGATTTTTGATAGAACATATTAATACTGTTGTGAAGCGCTATGCTGGTAAGATGCATTCTTGGGATGTGGTAAATGAAGCAGTTGCCAAGTCCCTTAGCGATCGCTCTGATGGTTTAAGCGTCAATCCGTGGCTCTCGTTTTTGGATAAAAATTACATCGATCTTTCCTTTCGGGTTGCAGCACAAGCAGATCCAACGGCGTTGCTAGTATACAACGATCGGTGGCTAGATTACGATACACCCCGAGACTCTGGGCAGAGATTGGCTGTCTTAAAATTGCTGGAACACTTAAAGTCTATTGGAACGCCCGTGCATGCTCTAGGGATTCAAGCTCATTTGAATGGTGCCGAAACTCGATTTAATGCTACTAAGCTCAGGAATTTTCTTAAGGACGTTGCCAGTCTTGGTCTCAAAATTCTGATTACCGAATTAGATGTGTCAGATCGAGAGTTACCTTCGGCTCCTGCTGTTCGCGATCGCATTGTTGCTGCTGCGTATGAAGACTATTTATCAGTGGTGTTAGATGAACGAGTAGTGATTGCGGTACTAACTTGGCAATTGAGCGATCGTTATACGTGGCTTTCCATGTATCCCCGTTCAGATGCTGCGCTTGTGCGTCCCTTGCCACTTAGCTCAAATCTCGAACCTAAGTTGGCATGGAATGCTATAGCAAGAGCGTTTGATAATGCTCCAAAACGTTGA
- a CDS encoding O-antigen ligase family protein → MTISPTGVSSKINLKLNSLCKKLEIITLFLMFLGFFDVNLFALDAPFKNASYGMVSFLILLRWKRCIYVATKDIPLLLLFGTVMFSYFWSAFPEDTLKVSKSFVRETLFGVYLAANYNHKDLVRLFLWMFGLATILNWLFCGFAIAIGQSSLAISQTNSEDSWTGFLLHKQYLGRMMMHAAILFLLSVLNDKKFHWFKWTGLSLSVSLLLLSKSKSSWIGFLLSLTLLPILSFSGWHYKLRTIMYVIAVLIVGSIAVLVFGNFETIVVDILRKPPDFNGRFIIWQLAIESGLKQLWLGYGYGAFWRTSEGESIVNSTWAALEHDNAKEFHAHNGFIDLFLQLGVVGLLLFMLSFVSTLIRVINLIHLTRTIESFWMLEFMVLAFVLQISETLTLISHSTHCAIYVAIVYSSILWKNQIRKEGVTI, encoded by the coding sequence ATGACTATTTCACCTACAGGTGTATCCAGCAAGATTAATCTAAAACTCAATTCTCTATGCAAAAAGCTAGAAATAATCACTCTTTTCCTAATGTTCCTTGGCTTCTTTGACGTTAATCTGTTCGCTTTAGACGCACCTTTTAAAAATGCAAGCTACGGAATGGTATCTTTTTTGATACTTTTACGGTGGAAGCGATGCATTTATGTTGCAACGAAAGATATACCTCTACTTCTCCTTTTTGGGACTGTAATGTTCTCATACTTTTGGTCTGCTTTTCCGGAAGATACTTTGAAAGTTTCTAAAAGCTTTGTGCGAGAAACTTTGTTTGGAGTGTACTTAGCTGCAAACTATAACCATAAAGATTTGGTACGACTATTTCTCTGGATGTTTGGCTTAGCAACAATTTTGAATTGGTTATTTTGTGGCTTTGCGATCGCTATAGGTCAATCATCTCTTGCTATTAGTCAAACGAACAGTGAGGATTCATGGACAGGCTTTTTGCTTCATAAGCAATACCTGGGTCGTATGATGATGCACGCAGCTATATTGTTTCTATTAAGTGTTTTGAATGATAAGAAGTTTCATTGGTTTAAGTGGACTGGGTTGAGCCTTTCCGTATCCCTGTTGTTACTTTCCAAAAGTAAGTCATCCTGGATAGGTTTTCTACTGTCATTAACTCTGTTGCCTATTCTCAGTTTTTCCGGGTGGCACTACAAACTTCGGACAATCATGTATGTTATTGCAGTATTAATAGTTGGCAGTATCGCTGTACTAGTCTTTGGGAATTTTGAAACTATAGTAGTTGACATTCTACGTAAACCTCCTGATTTTAATGGACGTTTTATCATATGGCAGCTAGCAATTGAAAGTGGTTTAAAGCAACTTTGGCTTGGCTATGGTTATGGAGCATTTTGGCGAACTAGCGAGGGTGAATCGATTGTTAACAGTACATGGGCTGCGCTTGAACACGATAATGCCAAAGAGTTTCATGCTCACAATGGATTTATAGACCTTTTCTTGCAGTTAGGAGTTGTAGGGTTGTTACTATTTATGCTCAGTTTTGTATCTACTCTTATAAGAGTCATTAATCTAATACATTTAACAAGAACAATAGAAAGCTTTTGGATGCTTGAATTTATGGTTTTGGCATTTGTATTACAAATAAGCGAAACTTTAACATTAATCTCACATAGTACACATTGCGCTATATATGTAGCAATAGTATATTCAAGTATTCTTTGGAAAAATCAAATAAGAAAAGAGGGTGTAACAATTTGA
- a CDS encoding glycosyltransferase family 2 protein, whose translation MKISIVTPVYNAGKTFERTILSVINQSMDSELEYIVIDGGSKDKTLEILNRYSKHINILISEKDKGVYDAMNKGISLATGDIIGIINADDWYNDGALKSVEQAFLKFPEISVVHSPVKNYLEGKYLSTFTPGELENMPFKLPVAHPSCFVKKEVYERVGLFDLSYSMAADYDFIFRAYTSGAKFHCVDTPLASFSLNGMTGKVTNRLKLIQESRRVASKFVCGTSNYLEAKHRTFYNKWFMTELATLPIKYFDPFIVIKVKGFLRRKIGKLSSDRYGAW comes from the coding sequence ATGAAAATATCTATCGTTACACCTGTTTATAATGCCGGAAAAACCTTTGAAAGAACTATTTTGAGTGTTATCAATCAATCAATGGATTCAGAACTAGAATACATTGTTATAGATGGTGGTTCAAAGGATAAAACTCTAGAAATACTTAATCGGTATTCCAAGCACATAAACATACTAATCTCAGAAAAAGATAAAGGTGTCTATGATGCCATGAATAAAGGTATATCTCTGGCTACAGGTGACATAATTGGTATTATAAATGCTGATGACTGGTATAACGACGGAGCTTTAAAAAGTGTAGAACAAGCGTTTTTAAAATTTCCAGAAATTTCCGTCGTTCATTCACCTGTGAAAAATTACTTAGAAGGTAAGTATCTAAGTACATTCACCCCAGGAGAATTAGAAAATATGCCATTTAAGCTACCCGTCGCTCATCCTAGCTGTTTTGTAAAAAAGGAAGTCTATGAACGAGTAGGTTTATTTGACTTAAGTTACTCTATGGCTGCTGATTATGACTTTATATTTCGAGCCTATACCTCCGGAGCTAAGTTTCACTGTGTTGATACTCCACTTGCTTCTTTTTCGCTAAACGGTATGACTGGTAAGGTAACAAACAGGCTGAAATTGATTCAAGAGAGTAGGCGAGTCGCTTCTAAATTTGTTTGCGGAACCTCAAACTATCTAGAAGCTAAGCATCGCACATTCTATAACAAATGGTTTATGACGGAGCTAGCGACTCTTCCTATTAAATACTTCGATCCGTTTATCGTTATTAAAGTAAAAGGCTTTTTGAGGCGAAAGATTGGTAAATTGTCATCCGATCGCTATGGAGCTTGGTAA
- a CDS encoding methyltransferase domain-containing protein — protein sequence MSESTSTIINSIDIQNIASFYDFSLNQEEEKYLEFHAKRLAYFVNITKKYTKLVSTKKDKAIKILDIGPHFLTFALHKYIENNMTLNTLGWENRLAPSNIINHHLKFDLNYAQHQEKWLSAEAHDIVIMCEVIEHLYTAPEIVLSFLKTFISPGGFLIIGTPNAAYLPNRILLALGKNPYERIRKTYDNPGHFREYTASEFKEICQEVGLTCKSIEYHDFSEKKGIAHKIVGLMGNIHQPFKKYLSVVCQN from the coding sequence ATGAGTGAATCAACTTCAACTATCATCAATTCAATAGATATCCAAAATATAGCATCATTCTATGATTTTTCTTTGAATCAAGAAGAGGAGAAATATTTAGAATTTCATGCAAAAAGGTTGGCTTATTTCGTTAATATCACCAAAAAATACACTAAACTTGTCTCTACTAAAAAAGATAAAGCCATCAAAATTTTGGATATTGGGCCTCATTTTCTTACTTTTGCTTTACATAAATATATAGAGAATAATATGACTTTAAATACTCTCGGTTGGGAAAACCGTTTGGCACCTTCAAACATAATTAATCATCATCTAAAATTTGATTTGAATTATGCTCAGCATCAAGAAAAATGGTTATCGGCAGAAGCCCATGATATAGTAATCATGTGCGAAGTCATAGAACATTTATACACAGCACCCGAAATAGTGTTATCATTTTTAAAAACGTTTATTTCCCCTGGCGGATTTCTTATAATAGGTACACCTAATGCTGCTTATTTACCTAATCGAATTCTACTGGCTTTAGGAAAAAATCCTTATGAGAGGATTCGCAAAACTTATGATAATCCCGGTCATTTTAGGGAGTACACAGCCAGTGAATTTAAAGAGATTTGCCAAGAAGTAGGTCTGACCTGTAAGAGTATTGAATACCACGATTTTTCAGAAAAAAAAGGAATAGCTCACAAAATAGTTGGATTAATGGGGAATATTCATCAGCCTTTTAAAAAGTACCTCAGCGTAGTATGTCAAAATTAA
- a CDS encoding glycosyltransferase family 4 protein produces MKILQVHNAYRHMGGEEVVVAAEHEMLKQYGHEIHQWILENSSIENANTLTKAKIALQSIWSTESYSQTRKKLQEFQPDIVHVHNTIPLISPSVFAACQDASVPVVHTLHNYKLICPGAYLYRNAGVCEDCVGKTVPYQGVIHGCYRGSNSQTAVAVAGLTTHRLRGTYKNEVDIYIALTRFARQKFIEAGLPAEKIAVKPNFVTSNIAIGEHTGGYALFVGKLVQYKGIETLLNAWHLLNEAIPLKIVGQGPLEILLKSNLPNNVEYLGRLPREKVVNLMQNASFLIFPSEWYEPFGMVIAEAFATGLPVIASRIGGITEIVKEGYSGWNFTPEDAQDLARTVQLAWSNPAELQRRSVLAREQYEDHYSLEQNYQMIMSIYQTAIAWHKDRQSLTVF; encoded by the coding sequence GTGAAAATTCTCCAAGTACACAACGCCTACCGTCATATGGGTGGAGAAGAAGTTGTGGTTGCTGCTGAGCATGAAATGCTCAAGCAGTATGGACATGAAATTCACCAATGGATTTTAGAAAACTCAAGTATTGAGAATGCTAACACTCTTACAAAAGCCAAGATTGCCTTGCAATCAATTTGGTCTACTGAGTCTTACTCGCAAACCCGTAAAAAATTGCAAGAGTTTCAACCAGATATTGTTCATGTCCACAACACAATTCCTTTAATATCACCTTCAGTTTTTGCGGCTTGTCAAGATGCAAGCGTCCCTGTAGTTCACACCTTGCATAACTACAAGCTTATTTGCCCTGGAGCATACCTTTATCGTAATGCAGGTGTTTGCGAAGATTGTGTTGGAAAAACAGTCCCTTATCAGGGTGTAATTCATGGTTGCTACCGTGGGAGTAATTCTCAAACTGCTGTTGCAGTTGCAGGTTTAACAACCCACCGACTGCGAGGAACTTACAAAAACGAAGTGGATATTTACATTGCTTTGACTAGATTTGCTCGTCAAAAGTTTATTGAAGCAGGTTTACCTGCGGAAAAAATTGCGGTAAAGCCTAATTTTGTTACCTCAAATATTGCAATAGGTGAGCATACTGGAGGATATGCATTATTTGTTGGCAAGCTGGTACAATACAAGGGGATAGAAACGCTTCTAAACGCTTGGCATCTTCTAAATGAAGCTATTCCTTTGAAAATTGTGGGTCAGGGACCGCTGGAAATTTTACTAAAGAGTAATTTACCTAATAATGTTGAATATTTGGGACGATTACCAAGAGAAAAGGTTGTAAACCTCATGCAAAATGCTAGCTTTTTGATATTTCCTTCCGAGTGGTATGAACCTTTCGGCATGGTAATTGCTGAAGCTTTTGCAACAGGGTTACCTGTTATAGCTAGTCGCATAGGCGGTATCACAGAGATTGTAAAAGAAGGGTACTCTGGTTGGAATTTCACTCCTGAGGACGCCCAAGATTTAGCTCGTACAGTACAACTAGCTTGGTCGAATCCCGCCGAATTACAACGTCGGAGCGTTCTGGCTCGCGAGCAATACGAAGACCATTACTCCCTGGAACAAAACTATCAAATGATAATGAGCATTTACCAAACTGCTATTGCTTGGCACAAAGATCGTCAATCTTTGACTGTGTTCTAG